In a single window of the Acipenser ruthenus chromosome 8, fAciRut3.2 maternal haplotype, whole genome shotgun sequence genome:
- the LOC117406453 gene encoding membrane-bound transcription factor site-2 protease-like gives MIPIPMVVCVVGGWCVIYLGDVLLRSSSALKSSYEDWLAANGLSLSPFHVRWQTGLLNRLFAKWGRWKPRFLYHWFNLGMVFGVVAMFGSIILLTKTLMQTLAQMMTDSPEGSNEQMLQVVVPGVNLPVSQLAYFFIAILISGVIHEIGHGVAAVREQVRFNGFGMFIFIIYPGAFVDLFTTHLQLISPVQQLRIFCAGVWHNFVVGVAALAFLFLLPLFLLPFYYTGAGAVITEVIEGSAASGARGLFVGDLVTHLEDCPVRSVEDWHACIKDISHRPQTGYCIHTATLQQARSPSRVYKRLGGTLECCSNNSLTDICFSYSNNLESHLHACLPARKTIDSSHTCRTNMDCQKDFVPNLCVVPSLENQTRLIRVRHQPQMDMLFVGYPLHLQFAVSLTNFVPRYRFLHFDLPVVIETFCKYLVSLSGALAVINAVPCFALDGQWMLTSFLEATLSSLIVEKQNRELLGFFILLAGSVLLASNVALGLWMVTAR, from the exons ATGATTCCGATCCCGATGGTCGTTTGCGTGGTGGGAGGGTGGTGTGTGATTTACCTGGGCGACGTCTTACTAAGG TCATCTAGTGCTCTTAAATCGTCCTACGAAGACTGGCTTGCTGCGAACGGACTCTCTCTTTCTCCGTTCCACGTTAGATGGCAGACTGGCCTCTTAAATCGCCTGTTTGCCAAGTGGGGCAGATGGAAGCCCAGATTTCTCTATCACTG GTTCAACCTGGGCATGGTGTTTGGAGTGGTGGCCATGTTCGGATCCATCATTCTTCTCACAAAGACACTGATGCAGACTCTGGCACAGATGATGACAGACAGTCCCGAGGGCTCCAATGAGCAGATGCTGCAGGTTGTG GTGCCTGGTGTTAATCTTCCTGTCAGTCAGCTGGCTTATTTTTTCATTGCGATTCTCATCAGTGGTGTCATACATGAAATTGGCCACGGTGTGGCAGCTGTCAG AGAACAGGTCCGATTTAATGGCTTTGGGATGTTCATCTTCATTATCTACCCGGGAGCGTTTGTGGATCTTTTTACCACCCACTTGCAGCTTATATCTCCAGTACAACAGCTCCGAATATTCTGTGCAG GGGTCTGGCACAATTTTGTTGTGGGAGTCGCTGCTCTGGCATTCCTCTTTCTGCTGCCGCTGTTTCTCCTGCCGTTCTACTACACTGGGGCTGGGGCGGTGATCACTGAAGTCATAGAG GGCTCCGCTGCGAGCGGGGCACGGGGTCTGTTTGTAGGGGATCTGGTCACACACCTGGAGGACTGCCCGGTGCGCAGTGTGGAGGACTGGCATGCCTGCATCAAGGACATCTCTCACAGGCCCCAGACTGGATACTGCATTCACACAGCCACACTGCAGCAAGCCAGGTCTCCCAGCAGAG TTTACAAGAGGCTGGGTGGCACCTTGGAGTGCTGTAGTAACAACAGTCTCACAGACATCTGCTTCTCCTACAGCAACAACTTGGAGAGCCATCTG CATGCATGCCTGCCTGCCAGAAAGACGATTGACTCGAGCCACACGTGTCGCACCAACATGGACTGTCAGAAGGATTTCGTCCCCAATCTGTGCGTGGTCCCCTCTCTGGAGAACCAGACTCGGCTCATACGGGTCAGGCACCAGCCGCAGATGGACATGCTGTTTGTAGGATATCCACTGCACCTCCAGTTTGCAG TGAGCCTTACCAACTTTGTTCCACGCTACAGATTCCTGCATTTTGACCTGCCTGTAGTAATCGAAACATTCTGCAA ATAtctggtctctctctctggagCGCTTGCTGTTATCAATGCTGTACCTTGCTTTGCGCTGGATGGCCAGTGGATGCTAACGTCCTTCCTGGAGGCTACTCTGAGCTCTTTGATTGTGGAGAAACAGAACCGGGAGCTGCTGGGGTTCTTTATTTTGCTGGCTGGCAGCGTTCTCCTGGCCTCCAATGTGGCCCTCGGGCTTTGGATGGTGACGGCCCGGTAG
- the LOC117972707 gene encoding small muscular protein-like, which yields MSKQPSSNVRAIQANINIPMGAFRPGAGHPVKRRDDSVNIEESASVTEEEKKPQLPGAKKGPGPTVDLSEIRNVKSELKLVTKVDE from the exons ATGTCCAAACAGCCCTCTTCAAATGTCCGAGCCATACAG GCGAACATCAATATCCCGATGGGGGCTTTCCGTCCCGGAGCTGGACATCCTGTGAAGAGAAGAGATGATTCAGTCAACATCGAGGAG AGCGCCTCTGTAACAGAGGAAGAGAAGAAGCCGCAGCTGCCGGGTGCTAAGAAAGGCCCCGGGCCGACTGTAGACCTCTCTGAGATCCGCAACGTGAAAAGCGAGCTCAAACTGGTCACCAAAGTGGATGAATAG